From the genome of Clavibacter nebraskensis NCPPB 2581:
GTGCGATCCCAGTTCGCCGCGAGCCAGTCCCGCACGATCTGCTTGTCGAAGCTGTCGGTGCGGTTGCCCGTCGCGTACGCCTCGGCGTCCCAGTAGCGCGACGAGTCGCTCGTGAGCACCTCGTCCGCCAGCGTGGTGATGCCCGTGCGCGGGTCGATGCCGAACTCGAACTTGGTGTCCGCGAGGATCACGCCGCGCTCCTCGGCGATGGCCGACGCGCGGCGGTAGACGTCGAGCGAGAGGTCGCGCAGGCGCGCCGCCTCCTCGTGCCCCACGAGCTCCTCGGTGCGCGCGAACGTGATGTTCTCGTCGTGCTCGCCCTGCGGCGCCTTCCACGCGGGCGTGTAGATCGGCTCCGGCAGGCGGTCGCCCTGCGCGAGGCCGGCGGGCAGCGGGATGCCGCACACCGTGCCGTGCTCGCGGTACTCCTCCCAGCCGGATCCGGCGAGGTAGCCGCGCACGACGCACTCGATGGGCAGCATCTCGAGAACCCGGCAGAGCATCGCGCGCCCGCGCACCTCGTCCGGGATGCCGATGCGGTCGAGGGTGTCGCCGTCGACGAGGTGGTTCGGCACGTCGAGCCGGTCGAACCACCAGAGGCTGAGCTGCGTGAGGAGCTCGCCCTTGCCGGGGATCCCCGGCTCGAGCGCGAAGTCGTAGGCGCTCACGCGGTCGGTCGCGACGACCAGCACGTGCGGCTCGCCCTCGAGCGCGCGGTCGTCGGTGTCGTCGACCGCGGGGCTGAACAGCTCGCGGACCTTGCCCGAGTAGGCGTGCTCCCAGCCCGGCAGGTCCCAGTCGACGGCGTGGCCGGCGGGCGTCCCGGCGCTCATCGGATCACCTGCGCCGCGATGTCGGTGCGGTGCTGCGACCCGTCGAGCGACAACCGCCCGACGGCCTCGTAGACCCGCGACCGCGCCTCCACGAACGAGGACCCCGTCGCGACGACGCTGAGCACGCGCCCGCCGGTGACGACGAGCCCGGCGTCCGACTCGGCGGTGGCGGCGTGCGCGATGCTCACGCCCTCGACCCGCTCCGCCTCCTCGACGCCCTCGATGACGCGTCCCGTCAGCGGCGCCTCCGGGTAGCCCTCGCTCGCGACCACCACGGTGACCGCGACGTCATCGGAGAACTCCGGCCGCGCGACGCCGCCGAGCTCGCCCGACGCGGCCGCGAGCAGCAGCTGCGAGAGCGGCGTGACGAGGCGGGGCAGCACGACCTGGGTCTCCGGATCCCCGAAGCGCGCGTTGAACTCGATCACCCGGATCCCGTCCGCGGTGAGGATGAGCCCGCAGTAGAGCAGCCCGATGAACGGCGTCTGCTCTTCCGCGAGCTTCCGCACCGTGGGGAGCGCGATGGTGTCGATGACCTCGTCGACGAAGCCGTCCGGCAGCCACGGCAGCGGCGAGTACGCGCCCATGCCGCCCGTGTTGGGCCCCGCGTCGCCGTCGCCCAGGCGCTTGTAGTCCTGCGCGGGCGAGAGGGGGACCACATCGTGCCCGTCGGAGAGGAGGAACAGCGACACCTCCTGCCCGGCCAGGAACTCCTCGACGAGCACGGTGCCCTGGCCGAGGTAGTGGCGGGCGTGCTCGAGGGCCAGCGTGCGGTCGGCCGTGACCAGCACGCCCTTGCCGGCGGCGAGGCCGTCGGCCTTGATGACGTAGGGGGCGCCGTACTCGTCGAGCGCGGCCTCGACCTCGTCGACCGTGCCGGCCTGGGCGGCGCGGCCCGTGGGCACGCCCGCCTCCTCCATGATGCGCTTGGCGAAGGTCTTGGATCCCTCGAGCGCGGCGGCCGCCCGGCCCGGCCCGAAGACGGGGATGCCGCGCGTGCGGAGCGCGTCCGCGACCCCGGCGACGAGCGGCGCCTCTGGCCCCACGACGACGAGCTCGACGCCCTCCGCGAGCGCGTGCTCCGCGACCACCGCGGGGTCGTCGATGTCCATCTTCACGACGGGCACGACGCGCGCGATCCCGGCGTTGCCGGGTGCCGCGACGATCTCGTGGCCCGCGTCCTCTCGGAGCAGGGCCGTGACGATGGCGTGCTCGCGCGCACCGGAACCGAGTACCAGGATCTTCACGCCCCCACCCTATCGACGCCGACCCCACCGGACCGGGCCCCTGGGGGCGCCGCCGGGAGCGCCGGATCCCCGCCCCGGGAGGGGGAGAGGAGGATGGGAGACCGACCCGCCGCGGGCACGTCACGGGTCGGCTCCCTGCCCTCTCCGGCGTTCTTCGGGTCCGCCGGCGGGCGCATCGTCCCTGCCCTCCCGTCGCCCGGGGAGACGACGGGAGGGAGGACGTCCTGCCGTGCCGAGCGGGTCGTGTCACCGCCGGGCACTTCCATACACGGTAATGGATGTCCCCCAAAGTGCGGACCCGACGCGACGCCCCAGTAGGAGGGGTGCGGCGACCCGGGACGGGCTGCGCGACCTCGCCGCTCTGGCATCCTGGGGCGATGGCCAAGGCGCGCATCCACCCCACCGTCGGACAGCCCGCCGTGCGGGCGGCCCTCGCCAAGGGCGCCGACGCCGACCGGGAGACGCGGGCCACCGCGGTCCGCTTCCTGCTGCAGGCGTTGGCGGATCTCGCGCCCGGCGGCACGGTCGAGGTGCGCGTCCCGCCGTTCGGGGCCGTCCAGTGCATCGAGGGCCCGGGCCACACGCGCGGCACGCCCCCGAACGTCATCGAGACCGACCCCGCCACGTGGATCGCGCTCGCCACGGGCGGCACGACCTGGGACGCGGGCGTCGAGGCGGGCGCCGTGCGCGCGTCCGGGCTCCGCGCCGACCTGCGCGGACTCCTGCCCGTGCCGTGGGAGCTCGCCGCCGACCGCTGAGCGCCGGCCAGCGCCGCCGCGGTTCGTGCGGGGTCGGCGGCGCGGGGGATGATGGACCCATGACCAACGCCCGACCCCAGCCCGACGACGAGCGCCGCACCGAGGTCCTCGTGCGGCGGTCCCCCCGCTACTTCCGCTTCATAGGGGTCGGAGCTGTCCTCGGGATCATCGTGGCGATGGTCCTCACGCTCACGTTCCCGCCGAACCCGGAGTTCTCCGAGGCCCAGGTGCTGGCGTTCCTCGCGCTGTTCGCGGTCGTCATCTTCGGCGGGCTGGCCGCGCTCCTCGCGCTGGCGCTCGACCGCGCGGCGTCGCGCCGGTCGCGCGTCCTCACGGCCGAGCGCGAGCCGGGCGAGCCGGGCGCCTGATCCCGCATCCGACCTCCTGGCCCCGCGTCGCGCCGATCAGCTGAGCTGCGTGCGCTCCAGCCAGGACAGGTACTCCGGCGTCACGTTGCCGGTGATGTACTCGCCCGTGAAGCAGCTCATCTCGAGGTCCTCCACGCCGGTGGATCCCTCGAGGATCGCGTCGCGCATGTCCGCGACCTCCTGGTAGATGAGGTGGTCGGCGCCGAGCTCGGTCGCGATCTCGGGGATCTTCCGCCCGTGCGCGATGAGCTCCTGCCGCGACGGCATGTTGATGCCGTACACGTGGGGGTAGCGCACCGGGGGAGCGGCCGAGGTGAACGTCACCTTGTTGGCGCCGGCCTGCCGGGCCATGGTGACGATCTCGCGGCTCGTCGTGCCGCGCACGATGGAGTCGTCGACGATGAGGATGTTCTTGCCCTGGAACTCCGAGCTCATCGCGTTGAGCTTCTGGCGCACGGACTTCTTGCGCTGCGCCTGCCCCGGCATGATGAACGTCCGGCCGACGTAGCGGTTCTTGTAGAAGCCCTCGCGGTACTCGATGCCGAGCGTCTGCGCGACCTGCATGGCCGACGGGCGCGAGGAGTCCGGGATGGGCATGACGACGTCGATGTCCCCCGCGGGGCTGTGCTCCGCGATGGTGGCGGCGAGCCGGTTGCCCATGCGCAGGCGCGCGTCGTACACGCTGATGCCGGACATGACCGAGTCGGGCCGCGCGAGGTAGACGAACTCGAACGCGCACGGGATGAGCCGCGGCGTCGGGTGGCACTGGCGCGCGTGCATCTCGCCGTCCATCGTGATGAACACGGCCTCGCCGGGCGCGACGTCGCGCACGATCTCGTAGCCGAGCGACTCCATGACGAGCGACTCGCTCGCCACGACCCACTCCATCCGGCCGCCCTCGAGCTCGCGGCGGCCCAGGGTGAGCGGGCGGATCCCGAACGGGTCGCGGAACGCGAGCATGCCGTGCCCGGCGATCATCGCGATCGAGGCGTACGAGCCCTCGACGCGCTCGTGGAGGCGCTCGACGGCGGTGAACACCTGGTCGGGGTCGAGCGCCATGCCGGACACCTGCGACTGCAGCTCGTGGGCCAGCACGTTCACCAGCAGCTCGGTGTCGGAGCTCGTGTTCGTGTGGCGGCGATCCACGTGGAAGAGCTCCTGCGCCAGCTCCCGCGTGTTCGTGAGGTTGCCGTTGTGCACGAGGACGATGCCGTAGGGCGCGTTCACGTAGAACGGCTGCGCCTCGTCCTCGTCCGTGGCGCTGCCCTTGGTGGCGTACCGCACGTGGCCGAGGCCCATGGTGCCGAGCAGCGATCGCATGTCGCGCGTGCGGAAGGCTTCGCGGACCTGACCGCTGAGCTTCTTCACGTGGAAGGTGTTGCCCTCCGCGGTGGCGATGCCGGTGGAGTCCTGACCGCGGTGCTGCAGGAGCAGGAGGCTGTCGTAGACGAGTTGGTTGACGGGTTCGGACGATACGACGCCGACGATGCCGCACATGCTTCGGCTGACTCCTGAAGAGTAGAAGAGGT
Proteins encoded in this window:
- a CDS encoding phosphoribosylaminoimidazolesuccinocarboxamide synthase is translated as MSAGTPAGHAVDWDLPGWEHAYSGKVRELFSPAVDDTDDRALEGEPHVLVVATDRVSAYDFALEPGIPGKGELLTQLSLWWFDRLDVPNHLVDGDTLDRIGIPDEVRGRAMLCRVLEMLPIECVVRGYLAGSGWEEYREHGTVCGIPLPAGLAQGDRLPEPIYTPAWKAPQGEHDENITFARTEELVGHEEAARLRDLSLDVYRRASAIAEERGVILADTKFEFGIDPRTGITTLADEVLTSDSSRYWDAEAYATGNRTDSFDKQIVRDWLAANWDRTGTPPVLPQEIVERTAERYRELIARLTGR
- the purD gene encoding phosphoribosylamine--glycine ligase, which translates into the protein MKILVLGSGAREHAIVTALLREDAGHEIVAAPGNAGIARVVPVVKMDIDDPAVVAEHALAEGVELVVVGPEAPLVAGVADALRTRGIPVFGPGRAAAALEGSKTFAKRIMEEAGVPTGRAAQAGTVDEVEAALDEYGAPYVIKADGLAAGKGVLVTADRTLALEHARHYLGQGTVLVEEFLAGQEVSLFLLSDGHDVVPLSPAQDYKRLGDGDAGPNTGGMGAYSPLPWLPDGFVDEVIDTIALPTVRKLAEEQTPFIGLLYCGLILTADGIRVIEFNARFGDPETQVVLPRLVTPLSQLLLAAASGELGGVARPEFSDDVAVTVVVASEGYPEAPLTGRVIEGVEEAERVEGVSIAHAATAESDAGLVVTGGRVLSVVATGSSFVEARSRVYEAVGRLSLDGSQHRTDIAAQVIR
- a CDS encoding sterol carrier family protein is translated as MAKARIHPTVGQPAVRAALAKGADADRETRATAVRFLLQALADLAPGGTVEVRVPPFGAVQCIEGPGHTRGTPPNVIETDPATWIALATGGTTWDAGVEAGAVRASGLRADLRGLLPVPWELAADR
- the purF gene encoding amidophosphoribosyltransferase is translated as MCGIVGVVSSEPVNQLVYDSLLLLQHRGQDSTGIATAEGNTFHVKKLSGQVREAFRTRDMRSLLGTMGLGHVRYATKGSATDEDEAQPFYVNAPYGIVLVHNGNLTNTRELAQELFHVDRRHTNTSSDTELLVNVLAHELQSQVSGMALDPDQVFTAVERLHERVEGSYASIAMIAGHGMLAFRDPFGIRPLTLGRRELEGGRMEWVVASESLVMESLGYEIVRDVAPGEAVFITMDGEMHARQCHPTPRLIPCAFEFVYLARPDSVMSGISVYDARLRMGNRLAATIAEHSPAGDIDVVMPIPDSSRPSAMQVAQTLGIEYREGFYKNRYVGRTFIMPGQAQRKKSVRQKLNAMSSEFQGKNILIVDDSIVRGTTSREIVTMARQAGANKVTFTSAAPPVRYPHVYGINMPSRQELIAHGRKIPEIATELGADHLIYQEVADMRDAILEGSTGVEDLEMSCFTGEYITGNVTPEYLSWLERTQLS